From the genome of Synergistetes bacterium HGW-Synergistetes-1, one region includes:
- a CDS encoding LytR family transcriptional regulator: MKHSKSIIMIVLLAVLGIAAGVGLKVYTILHTKSEDILGTIESSIDSGSAQYAALKEQGRFNILIMGEDDVEGSRRSDTVLFATIDIDDKNMRILSLPRDTRVQIPGHGVQKLNHAFAYGGQDLLKATVEKYLGQPILYYVIIDYVSFPAVIDILGGVEIDVQKRMRYVDRAGKLDINIQPGLQVMDGKTALHYVRFRMDALGDIGRVHRQQQFIKAILKKVYDPRILVKIPELTAQTMKLFKTDMSPALSIQLAGFAQNELGRERIFFSTLHGQAATINNLSYWVGDTKSANEFLDTPIEMLISGDITENKNTSNFAGLSLSYSSAADETKVNGEVLGAEKAEEKKAEPLMSNEDLLALIRSMSESIAVLNGTGKSGLSTEVASKLQKIGIDVVMSANAKHFDYRSSNVVYPLNAKPEVIKTAKTLGKLLGIPNNLVRSNNQAFYPSIIIGHDGKQLISRIDKLIEISSQ; this comes from the coding sequence TTGAAACATTCTAAATCTATAATCATGATCGTCCTGCTGGCAGTATTGGGCATCGCTGCAGGCGTCGGTCTGAAAGTCTACACTATCCTTCACACAAAATCAGAGGATATCCTTGGTACCATTGAGAGTTCGATAGACAGCGGCAGCGCGCAGTATGCAGCCCTAAAAGAACAAGGGAGATTCAACATCCTTATAATGGGTGAGGATGATGTGGAGGGTTCCAGAAGGTCAGATACGGTATTATTCGCAACTATTGACATAGATGATAAAAACATGAGAATACTTTCCCTGCCAAGGGATACAAGAGTACAGATACCGGGGCATGGCGTGCAGAAGCTTAACCACGCGTTCGCCTACGGAGGTCAGGATCTGCTTAAAGCCACTGTTGAAAAATATCTGGGACAGCCGATTCTTTATTATGTGATCATCGACTATGTCAGCTTTCCGGCAGTAATAGACATACTGGGCGGAGTAGAGATAGACGTCCAGAAAAGGATGCGGTACGTCGACAGGGCAGGAAAACTCGATATCAATATTCAGCCCGGACTGCAGGTAATGGACGGAAAAACTGCTCTGCACTATGTCCGTTTCAGAATGGACGCACTTGGTGACATTGGGAGGGTACACAGGCAGCAGCAGTTCATCAAAGCGATCTTAAAGAAAGTCTACGACCCAAGGATCCTGGTCAAAATACCTGAACTTACAGCACAGACAATGAAACTCTTTAAGACTGACATGTCTCCCGCGCTTTCGATCCAGCTTGCGGGATTCGCGCAGAACGAGCTAGGAAGAGAACGAATATTCTTTTCTACCCTGCATGGACAGGCTGCGACCATCAACAATCTAAGTTACTGGGTAGGCGACACCAAGTCAGCGAATGAATTTCTGGACACTCCTATCGAAATGCTTATCTCAGGAGATATTACAGAGAACAAGAACACAAGTAACTTTGCAGGACTCTCTTTGTCATATTCCTCGGCAGCTGATGAGACAAAAGTAAACGGAGAAGTGCTGGGAGCAGAAAAAGCGGAAGAGAAAAAAGCAGAACCCCTTATGTCCAATGAAGATCTGCTTGCCCTTATCAGATCAATGTCTGAATCCATTGCTGTCCTCAATGGCACAGGGAAGTCAGGGTTGAGTACAGAAGTAGCGTCAAAACTCCAGAAAATAGGCATAGACGTTGTAATGTCAGCAAACGCCAAGCACTTCGACTACAGAAGCAGCAACGTCGTATATCCTCTGAATGCCAAGCCTGAAGTGATAAAAACTGCAAAAACACTTGGCAAGCTCCTTGGCATACCCAATAACCTGGTGAGGTCAAACAATCAGGCATTTTACCCTTCAATTATTATAGGACATGACGGCAAGCAACTTATCAGCCGCATTGACAAACTGATAGAGATAAGCTCACAATAG
- the rsfS gene encoding ribosome silencing factor: MMTSSKTIEEFYEPYKPIVDALIEKHALEVTVHNLSEVSGFTEAFIVAIARSDLHAKTLLDTASEMLDEMKLPHKVEGEGSSRWCLMDAGHLVVNILSREGRDYYRLDSLWGDAPALKFQDQDE, translated from the coding sequence ATGATGACATCATCAAAAACGATAGAAGAGTTCTATGAGCCCTACAAGCCAATTGTAGACGCTTTGATCGAAAAACACGCACTGGAAGTCACGGTACACAATCTGAGCGAAGTTTCAGGTTTCACTGAGGCATTCATAGTCGCAATAGCACGCTCCGATCTCCACGCAAAGACACTCCTTGATACAGCAAGTGAAATGCTGGATGAAATGAAGCTCCCGCACAAAGTGGAGGGAGAAGGGAGCAGCCGCTGGTGCCTTATGGACGCAGGACACCTGGTAGTAAACATCCTCAGCAGGGAAGGCCGTGACTACTACAGGCTTGATTCGCTCTGGGGCGACGCTCCTGCTCTTAAATTCCAGGACCAGGACGAATAA
- a CDS encoding triose-phosphate isomerase → MRRRFIAGNWKMFNGPAATSEFMSAFVPKLVSSEDIVSNINKEMMEVAVFAPFVSLDAAIKGKDGSPLIIGAQNMHWEKSGAFTGEISAPMIKELGCTHVIIGHSERRHIFRETSEELHKKLLAALEEHLTPVFCVGELLEERESGSTFDVIRKQLMAGLKVMDGNDVADKIIVAYEPVWAIGTGKTASSEDAQEVCAFIRKLLADTFGEGVAEKTIILYGGSVKPENTASILSMKDIDGVLVGGASLKPDSFLGIAKAAVQ, encoded by the coding sequence ATGCGCAGGAGATTTATTGCAGGAAACTGGAAGATGTTCAACGGACCGGCCGCGACTTCAGAGTTCATGTCAGCCTTTGTGCCTAAGCTGGTCTCGTCTGAGGATATCGTCTCAAATATAAATAAGGAAATGATGGAAGTAGCGGTCTTTGCCCCGTTTGTATCACTTGATGCGGCAATAAAAGGAAAAGATGGTTCACCGCTCATTATTGGTGCTCAGAATATGCATTGGGAAAAAAGCGGAGCCTTTACCGGAGAAATTTCAGCGCCTATGATTAAAGAACTGGGCTGTACCCATGTGATAATAGGACACAGTGAACGCCGGCACATATTCCGTGAAACAAGTGAAGAACTTCACAAAAAGCTGTTGGCGGCTCTGGAAGAGCACCTCACACCTGTTTTCTGTGTAGGAGAACTGTTGGAGGAACGTGAGTCCGGCAGCACTTTTGATGTGATCAGAAAGCAGCTCATGGCAGGCCTTAAGGTGATGGACGGCAACGATGTTGCCGATAAGATTATTGTTGCTTATGAGCCGGTCTGGGCTATTGGCACAGGCAAGACAGCAAGCAGCGAAGATGCCCAGGAAGTATGCGCTTTCATCAGGAAATTGCTTGCCGATACATTCGGCGAAGGAGTTGCAGAAAAAACGATCATATTATACGGCGGAAGCGTTAAACCGGAAAATACAGCATCGATACTTTCAATGAAAGACATCGATGGTGTGCTTGTAGGCGGTGCTTCCTTGAAACCCGACAGTTTCCTTGGGATCGCAAAAGCCGCTGTCCAATAA
- a CDS encoding GTPase ObgE, whose amino-acid sequence MKFIDSMRLSVKAGRGGNGCMSFLRERCRPNGGPDGGNGGRGGSIIFEATTNLQTLADLESQRNIKGNSGTHGKGSARNGAIGEDTVVLVPCGTIVYDAMTNEGLADLVEPGDRFLAARGGRGGRGNRYFSSSARKAPRFCENGDLGEEAEIRLELRLIADVGLVGLPNVGKSSILAAISNAQPKIADYPFTTLSPNLGVLTTGYERIVIADIPGLIEGAHMNRGLGIQFLRHIARSRLLLHVLSLECQEFDKLTEELDTVRNEMRSYDPDLDKRPYFVVANKLDELENPEELLGRLSEHFCSVGINFCAVSALTEEGIPELVKHIIDFTEKNPRPRSEVRLYALDSAEDIQSPVRTRNKIQVVSLHGGGFRILHHRLEKAVERYDLSQDENAARFTMMMRKYKVEDLLEAAGAKEGDQITIGPKDFIFYPDYYPSEFEEPEGPDEDESATDTDTNQNQ is encoded by the coding sequence ATGAAATTTATTGATTCAATGCGTCTTTCCGTTAAGGCAGGCAGAGGAGGAAACGGCTGTATGAGTTTCCTTCGTGAAAGGTGCAGACCCAACGGAGGGCCGGACGGCGGCAACGGAGGCAGAGGCGGAAGCATTATTTTTGAAGCCACCACCAACCTTCAGACACTAGCTGATCTGGAATCCCAGAGAAATATAAAGGGAAACAGCGGGACCCATGGCAAGGGAAGCGCAAGAAACGGAGCGATAGGTGAAGACACTGTTGTTTTGGTGCCTTGCGGTACGATCGTATATGATGCCATGACAAACGAAGGTCTTGCTGACCTTGTTGAACCGGGAGACCGTTTTCTTGCAGCAAGGGGAGGCAGGGGAGGAAGGGGAAACCGCTATTTTTCCAGTTCTGCCAGAAAAGCCCCGAGGTTTTGTGAGAACGGCGATCTCGGAGAAGAAGCTGAAATAAGGCTTGAACTGAGGCTTATTGCAGACGTAGGACTAGTCGGGCTTCCCAACGTAGGCAAATCAAGCATCCTGGCAGCTATTTCCAACGCTCAGCCCAAGATCGCAGATTATCCTTTTACCACCCTTTCCCCGAACCTGGGAGTTCTTACAACAGGGTATGAGAGAATAGTAATAGCAGACATCCCCGGACTTATCGAGGGCGCGCACATGAATAGAGGGCTTGGGATACAGTTCCTGAGACACATAGCCCGCAGCAGGCTCCTTTTACACGTTTTGAGCCTTGAGTGCCAGGAATTTGATAAACTTACCGAAGAGCTGGATACTGTACGCAATGAGATGAGATCCTATGACCCGGATCTTGACAAACGTCCATATTTTGTAGTCGCAAACAAGCTTGATGAACTGGAAAACCCTGAAGAACTCCTCGGGAGGCTGTCCGAACATTTTTGTTCGGTCGGTATAAATTTTTGTGCAGTGAGCGCTTTGACTGAAGAGGGGATACCTGAACTCGTAAAGCATATAATAGACTTTACAGAAAAGAATCCGAGGCCCAGGAGCGAGGTAAGGCTCTATGCTCTTGACAGCGCAGAGGATATTCAGTCACCGGTCAGGACAAGAAACAAGATCCAGGTGGTCTCACTCCACGGAGGAGGATTCAGGATCCTTCACCATCGTCTTGAGAAAGCTGTCGAACGTTATGACCTCAGCCAGGATGAAAACGCTGCAAGATTTACAATGATGATGAGAAAGTATAAGGTCGAGGATCTTCTGGAGGCTGCAGGAGCAAAAGAGGGAGATCAGATAACGATAGGGCCCAAAGATTTCATTTTCTACCCAGATTATTATCCTTCCGAGTTCGAGGAACCCGAAGGACCTGATGAAGATGAGTCTGCCACAGATACAGACACAAACCAAAACCAATAA
- a CDS encoding HIT family protein has protein sequence MRCIFCEIDDYILDNELVYAIFDKMPVNKGHMLFVTKRHVESFFDITKEEREAIFDLIDEAKPMLDQIYSPEGYNIGVNCGKISGQSVMHVHVHLIPRYAGDTESPNGGVRGVIPEKMKYI, from the coding sequence ATGAGATGTATATTCTGTGAAATCGACGACTATATACTGGACAATGAACTGGTCTATGCTATATTCGATAAGATGCCCGTCAATAAAGGTCACATGTTATTCGTAACCAAAAGACACGTTGAAAGCTTCTTTGACATAACGAAGGAAGAACGTGAAGCTATCTTTGACCTAATTGACGAGGCTAAACCGATGCTCGATCAGATATACTCGCCGGAAGGCTACAATATCGGGGTGAACTGCGGAAAAATATCAGGACAATCTGTCATGCATGTCCACGTTCACCTCATCCCGAGATATGCAGGGGATACCGAGTCTCCAAACGGCGGTGTCCGGGGCGTCATTCCGGAAAAAATGAAGTATATATAA
- a CDS encoding nicotinic acid mononucleotide adenylyltransferase, protein MRRIGIMGGTFDPIHYGHLRAADEAHAAFGLSEVIFVPTGQPPHKTGERVSSADKRFMMTVLATVDCPYFSVSRIEIDKTGKSYTIDTLRQLKSLPEYLDTEFYFITGLDAVLDIVSWKNPEEIMSLCKFVAVSRHGYTHTRMEELPEDLRSAIIPLEIPLLAISSTGLRERVRKERSIRFLVPPSVEHFIRKYSLYKDI, encoded by the coding sequence ATGAGAAGAATAGGTATCATGGGCGGTACCTTCGACCCGATACATTACGGACATCTCAGAGCTGCAGACGAAGCTCACGCAGCATTCGGACTTTCTGAAGTTATTTTTGTTCCGACAGGTCAGCCTCCCCACAAAACAGGGGAGAGGGTATCTTCGGCAGACAAGAGATTCATGATGACTGTTTTAGCGACAGTTGACTGTCCATACTTTTCTGTTTCAAGGATAGAAATTGATAAGACCGGCAAAAGCTATACAATAGATACTCTGAGACAGCTAAAATCACTGCCTGAATACCTTGACACAGAGTTCTATTTCATAACAGGACTTGATGCCGTGCTGGACATAGTCTCATGGAAAAACCCTGAAGAAATTATGAGCCTCTGTAAATTTGTTGCAGTTAGCAGGCATGGATACACTCATACTAGAATGGAAGAACTGCCCGAAGATTTGAGATCTGCAATAATCCCCCTTGAAATACCGCTTCTGGCAATATCAAGTACGGGGCTCAGGGAGAGGGTAAGAAAAGAGAGGAGCATCAGATTCCTTGTTCCTCCTTCAGTTGAACATTTTATCAGGAAGTATTCCCTATACAAAGATATTTGA
- the pgk gene encoding phosphoglycerate kinase, with product MKLKTFLPDDIIGKKVLVRVDFNVPLADGKVADSTRICAHLPTLRALKAAGAKVALISHLGRPKGKIDLKYSLEPVGEELAKITGWNVRFVHECIGPEVQKASSEWGNEVLLLENVRFHPEEEKNDMEFAKKLAENFDIFVMDAFSAAHRSHSSTRAVAEVLPSFAGLLIVKETEMLGAVRDDPQKPFVLILGGAKVSDKIAVVENLVKKVDTILIGGGMAFTFFKAKGLEIGTSLCETDKIDFAYKMITKAEELGVKLLLPLDILAADEFKADSPYSLVTSDAIPSGKMGLDIGPETIKAFTEVILSSRTVLWNGPMGVFEMPAFSKGTEAIAQALVKATQIGSFTVVGGGDSAAAIAQFGYEDQVSHVSTGGGASLEFFEGKILPGIEPYDIT from the coding sequence ATGAAGCTGAAAACTTTTTTGCCCGATGATATCATCGGAAAAAAGGTTTTGGTCAGGGTTGACTTCAATGTCCCCCTTGCTGATGGCAAGGTTGCTGATTCTACGCGGATCTGTGCGCACCTTCCGACCCTGAGGGCTCTCAAGGCAGCCGGGGCCAAAGTTGCCCTTATTTCCCATCTTGGCAGGCCAAAGGGTAAAATAGATTTGAAGTATTCGCTTGAGCCTGTTGGTGAGGAACTTGCAAAGATAACAGGCTGGAATGTGCGTTTTGTCCATGAATGTATTGGTCCTGAAGTTCAAAAGGCATCCTCGGAATGGGGCAACGAAGTCCTTCTTCTCGAAAACGTCAGGTTTCATCCTGAAGAAGAGAAAAACGACATGGAATTTGCTAAAAAACTTGCAGAGAATTTTGACATATTTGTCATGGATGCATTCAGTGCGGCCCACAGGTCCCACTCTTCCACACGAGCTGTTGCTGAGGTACTCCCATCGTTTGCAGGCCTTCTGATCGTCAAGGAAACAGAGATGCTGGGAGCGGTCCGTGATGATCCTCAAAAACCATTCGTGCTTATACTTGGCGGCGCGAAGGTGTCCGATAAGATCGCAGTAGTCGAAAATTTAGTGAAAAAAGTCGACACGATCCTGATAGGCGGAGGCATGGCATTTACTTTTTTCAAAGCAAAGGGCCTTGAAATAGGGACTTCTCTCTGTGAGACAGATAAGATCGATTTTGCGTATAAAATGATAACAAAAGCAGAAGAGCTGGGAGTTAAGCTGCTCTTGCCTTTAGATATTCTGGCAGCGGACGAGTTTAAAGCAGATTCTCCATATTCTCTGGTAACTTCTGATGCAATACCGTCTGGAAAAATGGGTCTCGACATAGGTCCGGAGACAATCAAAGCTTTTACTGAGGTCATCCTTTCTTCCAGAACTGTACTTTGGAACGGGCCAATGGGAGTGTTCGAGATGCCCGCATTTTCAAAAGGCACAGAGGCAATTGCCCAGGCTCTTGTTAAGGCCACACAAATTGGTTCATTCACTGTTGTTGGGGGAGGGGATTCCGCAGCTGCAATTGCGCAGTTCGGATATGAAGATCAGGTCTCCCATGTTTCGACAGGAGGAGGAGCAAGCCTTGAGTTCTTTGAAGGTAAAATACTGCCCGGAATAGAACCGTACGATATAACTTAG